Within Planktothrix serta PCC 8927, the genomic segment GCCGTAGGCGATCGCAGCAATTATTCCTAAATTCATCATTACTCCTTTTGATCAAACAATTACAAACTTCTTTTATACAACCTTATGGGATAGATAGATTAACAATTGTTCTAAATTGTATCAAAAATTAAAATTTAAAGTTGTAAAAATTTATATATAGCAATCCGTGTAGGATTTGTGAAAAAGTTTTGTAGGGGTGATGTCCCTCCAAACCCTCTTTGCGCCTGGGTTTGGAAGGACATTACCCCTACGATAAAATATTACAACCTATTTAGGACTGCTATAGAGTGATTTCTTCAGGAAAATTGGGTAACTTCGGCGAAACTTAGTTATTGAATTCGTCAAATTTTGGTAAAATGGAAAGTCAATAGTTAACTTATTCCTATGTCTTCTCTCAATAGCTCAATTAGTTCGCAAGTTAGGTTCTTACAGCGTCAGGTCGCAACTTTACTGTTATATCAAGATATTTTCAATGATGAAATTGGGCAAGAATTTTTGAATCTTTTAGAAACATTTCATCAGAGTGAAGCTAGTATTTTAAATTGTTTAAAAGCTTATGGAACTTGGTTTAAAGTCCAAGCTAAACATCGACAAAGTTGGCAAGAACATTTAATCACCCAAATTTTACGCGCGGATAATCCCTTTACTCAGCAAGCCCAACAAATCCCATTTCAACAATTGTCCCCGGTGTTAGTTGAGGCAGCAAAACAGGATTTAAAAATCCTCCAAACGCTCTATCAATGTAATGGTGAAAAAGTAGGATCTTGGCTGCGAACAGTAGCGCAGTTATCGGAAAATCCGATTATTTGGCAACCCCAAGTAAAGCCCTTAGGAAAAATTGAAGAATTGCCCTTACGAAGTCAGTTAGTAACCTTAGAAAATTGGTCAGAAGCCCTCGAAAGTTTAGCCGATCATTATCACAAATTTGGCATTGGTTTATTTGCTGCTGCTGAGGCATTTCGGTGGCACAAAAGCCAGTTAGTTAAAATTGATTATCCTGATCCCGTGCATTTAAGCCAGTTAGTTGGATATGAAACCCAACGAGATATTTTATTAAAAAATACAGAAATCTTATTAGCAGGATATCCAGCTTTAAATGTTTTATTATATGGGAGTCGGGGAACGGGTAAATCTTCTTTAATTAAAGCGTTACTGCATCAATATAGCGATCGGAGTTTACGCTTAATTGAGGTGGCAAAATCCCATTTAAACGACTTACCTTTGGTGGTGGAACAGTTGCGAGGTGTGCCTCAAAAATTTATTATTTTTGTTGATGATTTATCCTTT encodes:
- a CDS encoding ATP-binding protein, whose amino-acid sequence is MSSLNSSISSQVRFLQRQVATLLLYQDIFNDEIGQEFLNLLETFHQSEASILNCLKAYGTWFKVQAKHRQSWQEHLITQILRADNPFTQQAQQIPFQQLSPVLVEAAKQDLKILQTLYQCNGEKVGSWLRTVAQLSENPIIWQPQVKPLGKIEELPLRSQLVTLENWSEALESLADHYHKFGIGLFAAAEAFRWHKSQLVKIDYPDPVHLSQLVGYETQRDILLKNTEILLAGYPALNVLLYGSRGTGKSSLIKALLHQYSDRSLRLIEVAKSHLNDLPLVVEQLRGVPQKFIIFVDDLSFEEDDDAFKALKVVLEGNLTARPQNVVVYATSNRRHLIREYFEDRPSPKDQDEVHVWDTVQEKLSFSDRFGLTLTFEPADQNTYLNMVQHLASQAGIDLSPEDLQFRALQWATRHNGRSGRTARQFIDFLAAELVVFRK